In Armatimonadota bacterium, the following proteins share a genomic window:
- a CDS encoding hypothetical protein (possible pseudo, frameshifted), producing MSDILRVARERVLFFDGAMGTQIQSLHLTADDFEGLEGCNEVLNATRPHLIAQIHARYFEAGADIVETNTFGANAMNLGEYGIAHRVYELSLKGAQLAREVAHSFTTPDRPRFVAGSLGPGTKLPTLEHITFDELEATYTEQARGLLDGGVDLLLIETVQDLLQAKAAINGCRHAMHAAGRIVPIFVQVTMETTGTMLLGSEIGAALTTLLAFPDVAAIGMNCATGPEQMVEHVRYLHHHSPRLISVQPNAGLPELRDGKTFYPLTPEELATYHKQFVEEFGANFVGGCCGTTPEHIRRVVEAVGFREPALRNPEVVPACSSLYQSVPYEQENSFLIVGERLNANGSKQFRELLLAENYDDMVQMAREQAAEGANVLDVCVDYVGRDGVHDMTEVVRRLATQSTLPLMIDSTEPPVIEAALKRLGGKCIVNSVNFEDGGKRLHQVLPMCRKYGAAVVALAIDEEGQARTTEWKLRVAQRLVKVITEDYGIPPEDIFFDALTFPLGSGAEELRRDGIATIEAIRQFKQEFAQCHTILGVSNVSFGLKPAARHVLNSVFLHYCLEAGLDAAIVHPSRILPLHRIPEEQREVARQLIFDERRDGYDPLAEFMKLFEKAGSTTKREDDWQSLPVEERLKRAIIEGRRNGLEQSLDEALKSHRPLDIINNILLEGMKVVGDLFGKGEMQLPFVLQSAEVMKAAVNYLTPFMERTEDVQKGTIVLATVAGDVHDIGKNLVDIILSNNGYRVVNLGIKVPIDRILEAADEYRADAIGMSGLLVKSTIVMRENLEEMNRRGKWYYPVLLGGAALTRRYVEEDLRRIYKGRVFYGQDAFEGAGHYGAFV from the coding sequence ATGAGCGACATTCTAAGAGTAGCCAGAGAACGAGTACTCTTTTTTGACGGGGCGATGGGCACGCAAATCCAGTCCCTGCACCTGACGGCAGATGACTTCGAGGGGCTGGAAGGCTGCAACGAGGTGCTCAACGCCACGCGGCCCCATCTTATTGCCCAGATTCACGCGCGCTACTTCGAAGCGGGCGCGGACATCGTGGAGACCAACACCTTCGGCGCGAACGCGATGAATCTGGGCGAATACGGTATCGCGCATCGTGTGTACGAGCTGAGCCTCAAAGGGGCGCAACTCGCACGAGAGGTTGCTCACTCCTTCACTACACCGGATAGACCGCGTTTCGTAGCGGGCTCGCTCGGTCCGGGTACCAAACTGCCCACGCTGGAACACATCACCTTTGACGAACTGGAAGCCACTTATACCGAGCAGGCGCGCGGATTATTGGACGGCGGGGTGGACCTGCTGTTGATTGAAACCGTGCAGGATTTGCTTCAGGCAAAGGCGGCGATCAACGGCTGTCGCCACGCCATGCACGCCGCCGGGCGCATTGTGCCCATCTTTGTACAGGTGACGATGGAGACCACTGGCACCATGCTGCTGGGCAGTGAAATAGGCGCAGCGTTGACCACCCTGCTGGCGTTTCCCGACGTGGCGGCTATCGGCATGAACTGCGCCACCGGTCCCGAGCAGATGGTGGAGCATGTGCGGTATCTACACCACCACTCACCGCGCCTTATCAGCGTCCAGCCCAACGCCGGCTTGCCCGAACTGCGCGACGGCAAGACCTTTTACCCGTTGACTCCTGAAGAGCTGGCCACTTACCACAAACAGTTTGTGGAGGAGTTCGGCGCGAATTTTGTGGGTGGTTGCTGCGGCACCACGCCGGAACACATCCGCAGGGTGGTGGAAGCGGTTGGCTTCCGCGAGCCTGCCTTACGCAACCCGGAGGTGGTCCCCGCCTGTTCCAGCCTGTACCAGTCCGTGCCTTACGAGCAGGAGAACTCCTTCCTGATAGTGGGTGAGCGACTCAACGCCAATGGCTCCAAACAGTTCCGTGAGCTGCTTCTGGCGGAAAACTACGACGACATGGTGCAAATGGCGCGCGAGCAAGCCGCCGAAGGCGCGAACGTGCTAGATGTGTGTGTGGACTATGTGGGGCGCGACGGCGTGCACGACATGACCGAGGTGGTTCGCCGGTTGGCGACGCAGAGCACCCTGCCCCTGATGATAGACTCCACCGAGCCACCCGTCATTGAAGCCGCGCTGAAACGGCTGGGAGGCAAGTGCATCGTCAACTCGGTGAACTTCGAGGACGGTGGCAAAAGGCTACATCAAGTACTGCCGATGTGTCGCAAGTACGGTGCGGCGGTGGTGGCGCTGGCGATAGACGAGGAGGGACAGGCACGTACCACCGAATGGAAGCTGCGCGTGGCGCAAAGGCTGGTGAAGGTCATCACGGAGGATTACGGCATCCCCCCTGAAGATATCTTCTTCGACGCGCTTACCTTCCCGCTCGGTTCAGGGGCAGAAGAGCTGCGACGCGATGGCATTGCCACCATCGAAGCTATTCGACAGTTCAAGCAGGAGTTTGCGCAGTGTCACACTATCCTGGGGGTCAGTAACGTCTCGTTCGGACTAAAGCCCGCCGCGCGTCATGTGCTCAACTCGGTCTTCCTGCATTACTGTCTGGAGGCGGGGCTGGATGCTGCAATTGTCCACCCTTCCAGGATCTTGCCCCTGCACCGCATTCCCGAAGAACAGCGCGAGGTCGCCAGACAACTGATTTTCGACGAACGGCGCGACGGCTACGACCCGCTGGCGGAGTTTATGAAACTTTTCGAGAAGGCGGGGAGCACTACCAAACGTGAGGACGACTGGCAATCGCTGCCTGTGGAAGAGCGTTTGAAACGCGCTATCATTGAGGGCAGACGCAATGGGCTGGAGCAGTCGCTGGACGAGGCGCTGAAAAGCCATCGCCCACTGGACATCATTAACAACATCCTGCTGGAAGGGATGAAGGTAGTAGGCGACCTGTTCGGCAAAGGTGAGATGCAGCTGCCCTTCGTGCTACAGTCAGCGGAGGTAATGAAAGCAGCGGTGAACTACCTCACCCCCTTCATGGAGCGCACGGAAGATGTGCAGAAGGGAACCATCGTGCTGGCCACGGTAGCGGGCGATGTGCACGATATCGGCAAAAATCTGGTAGACATTATCCTCTCCAACAACGGCTATCGTGTGGTGAACCTGGGCATCAAGGTTCCCATAGATCGCATCCTGGAAGCAGCGGACGAGTACCGCGCAGACGCTATCGGCATGAGCGGGTTGCTGGTCAAGTCAACGATAGTGATGCGCGAGAATCTGGAAGAGATGAACCGTCGCGGCAAGTGGTATTACCCTGTGTTGCTGGGTGGCGCAGCCCTCACCCGACGCTATGTGGAGGAAGACCTGCGCCGTATCTACAAAGGGCGCGTATTCTACGGACAGGACGCCTTCGAGGGGGCTGGTCATTATGGAGCATTTGTGTAA
- a CDS encoding hypothetical protein (possible pseudo, frameshifted): MEHLCNPEKPLETATLPIAPPRPKLPEPLEVEESPAVAAGTVRSNARTDVPIPTPPFIGTRVVEDIPLDEIYPYINEVALFRGQWQFRRGKMSNEQFNRFLEEHVRPIYERWKQRAKEEELLQPKVVYGYFWANSDGDDLIIYREDGETEWLRFTFPRQPSPPHKCISDFFRPVQSGERDVVAFHLVTMGPRVSEVERELFAKHQYQDYLYLHGLGVEATEALAEYWHKRIREELGIADEDAKEIRLLFSLKYRGCRYSFGYPACPNLEDQAKLFELLHPERIGVTLTEEYQLVPEQSTSAIIVHHPDAKYFNIR; the protein is encoded by the coding sequence ATGGAGCATTTGTGTAACCCGGAGAAGCCCCTGGAGACGGCTACCCTGCCTATCGCTCCGCCGCGTCCCAAACTGCCAGAGCCTTTAGAGGTAGAAGAATCACCTGCGGTAGCAGCTGGCACGGTGCGTAGTAACGCACGTACCGACGTGCCTATCCCCACCCCACCCTTCATCGGCACGCGCGTGGTGGAAGATATTCCGCTGGACGAGATATATCCCTACATCAACGAGGTCGCCCTGTTTCGTGGGCAGTGGCAGTTTCGCCGGGGCAAGATGAGCAACGAACAGTTCAACCGCTTTCTGGAGGAACATGTGCGTCCCATCTACGAACGATGGAAACAGCGCGCGAAAGAGGAAGAACTGCTGCAGCCGAAGGTCGTCTATGGTTATTTCTGGGCAAACTCCGACGGCGACGACCTCATCATCTATCGCGAGGATGGCGAAACGGAATGGTTGCGCTTCACTTTCCCTCGCCAGCCCTCACCTCCGCACAAGTGCATCTCCGATTTCTTCCGCCCGGTGCAAAGCGGCGAGCGCGACGTAGTTGCGTTTCACCTCGTCACGATGGGACCTCGAGTGAGCGAAGTAGAACGTGAACTGTTTGCTAAACACCAGTATCAGGACTACCTCTATCTGCATGGATTGGGAGTGGAAGCTACCGAAGCGCTGGCAGAGTACTGGCACAAGCGCATCCGCGAGGAGCTGGGCATCGCCGACGAGGACGCGAAGGAGATAAGGCTACTCTTTTCGCTGAAGTATCGAGGCTGTCGCTATTCGTTCGGCTATCCCGCCTGCCCCAATCTGGAGGACCAGGCGAAGCTGTTTGAGTTACTGCATCCCGAACGCATCGGCGTAACGCTTACAGAGGAGTACCAGCTGGTTCCCGAACAAAGTACCTCGGCGATTATCGTACATCACCCCGACGCGAAGTACTTCAACATACGGTAG